One region of Populus trichocarpa isolate Nisqually-1 chromosome 4, P.trichocarpa_v4.1, whole genome shotgun sequence genomic DNA includes:
- the LOC7456820 gene encoding cytokinin hydroxylase → MAVMMMVLTSLLVIFIFSFLKVAYDNISCYFLTPRRIKKIMEKQGVRGPKPRPLTGNILDVAAYVSKSTSKDMDHITHDTVNRLLPHYVAWSKQYGKRFIFWNGVEPRLCISETEMIKELLTKYSTKSGKSWLQREGTKHFIGRGLLMANGSDWYHQRHIAAPSFMGERLKSKAGLMVECTKNMLQSLQNAVESGQTEVEIGEYMSRVTADIISRTQFGSSYEKGKQIFHLLTELQSLCHQATRHLCLPGSRFFPSNYNRQIKSKKMEVDRLLLEIIQSRKDCVEIGRSSSYGDDLLGMLLNEMEKKRSDGFNINLQLVMDECKTFFFAGHETTSLLLTWTVMLLASNPSWQEKVRAEVKEVCNGETPSIDHLPKFNLLNMVVSESLRLYPSGTLLPRMAFEDIKLGDLDIPKGLQIWIPVLAIHHSEELWGKDANEFNPDRFASKSFAPGRHFIPFAAGPRNCIGQSFAMMEAKIILAMLISQFSFNISDSYRHAPVVVLTIKPKYGVQVYLKPLNS, encoded by the exons ATGGCTGTGATGATGATGGTGTTGACAAGTCTATTAGTTATattcatcttttcatttctcaaGGTTGCATATGATAACatatcatgttattttcttACACCAAGGCGCATCAAGAAAATCATGGAGAAGCAAGGAGTGCGTGGCCCAAAACCCCGCCCTCTCACCGGAAACATCCTAGACGTTGCCGCTTATGTTTCTAAATCAACTTCCAAGGACATGGATCACATCACTCATGACACTGTCAATCGTCTCTTGCCACATTATGTTGCTTGGTCTAAACAATACG GGAAAAGGTTCATATTTTGGAATGGGGTAGAGCCACGGCTGTGCATATCGGAGACAGAAATGATCAAGGAACTTTTAACAAAGTATAGCACTAAATCTGGAAAATCATGGCTGCAGAGAGAAGgaacaaaacattttattggTCGTGGTTTGTTAATGGCTAACGGCAGTGATTGGTATCATCAACGCCATATTGCGGCGCCGTCATTCATGGGAGAAAGGCTCAAG AGCAAAGCAGGGCTGATGGTGGAATGCACAAAGAATATGCTCCAATCACTGCAAAATGCAGTAGAATCAGGCCAAACAGAGGTAGAAATTGGTGAATACATGTCTAGAGTTACTGCTGAtataatttcaagaacccaATTCGGTAGTAGCTATGAAAAGGGGAAGCAAATATTCCATCTCTTAACAGAATTGCAAAGTCTTTGTCATCAGGCAACTAGGCACTTGTGCCTTCCCGGAAGCCG GTTCTTTCCAAGCAACTACAACAGACAAATAAAATCTAAGAAGATGGAGGTGGATAGATTACTGCTGGAGATTATACAAAGCCGGAAAGACTGCGTAGAGATCGGCAGAAGTAGTTCTTATGGAGATGATTTACTGGGGATGCTTCTAAATgagatggagaagaagagaagtgaTGGTTTTAATATAAACCTGCAGTTGGTTATGGATGAATGTAAGACATTCTTCTTTGCTGGACATGAGACAACTTCTCTTTTACTCACATGGACAGTCATGCTTCTAGCTAGCAACCCTTCCTGGCAAGAAAAGGTGAGAGCAGAGGTGAAAGAAGTCTGCAATGGTGAAACTCCTTCAATCGACCATCTTCCCAAATTCAATCTG TTAAACATGGTTGTAAGCGAGTCTCTGAGGCTCTACCCATCGGGTACTTTGCTCCCTCGAATGGCCTTCGAAGATATTAAACTAGGTGATCTTGATATTCCAAAGGGGCTACAGATATGGATTCCGGTTCTAGCAATTCACCACAGCGAAGAATTATGGGGAAAGGATGCAAATGAGTTCAATCCTGACAGATTTGCCTCCAAGTCATTTGCTCCCGGACGGCATTTCATCCCTTTTGCGGCCGGACCCCGGAATTGTATAGGCCAATCCTTTGCTATGATGGAAGCTAAAATCATATTAGCCATGTTGATTTCCCAGTTTAGCTTCAATATTTCAGATAGTTACCGCCATGCTCCTGTTGTTGTCCTtacaataaaaccaaaatatgGGGTTCAAGTTTACTTGAAGCCCTTGAATTCgtga
- the LOC7477422 gene encoding probable dolichyl pyrophosphate Man9GlcNAc2 alpha-1,3-glucosyltransferase: MEKERKKFQKPKPETESNNLYDISCLFFQKGIMGSFLLISIFSLLLRVSVSLHSYSGAGSPPKFGDFEAQRHWMEITTNLPIKDWYFNTTNNDLSYWGLDYPPLTAYQSYFHGLILKYFDPNSVSLFSSRGYETHFGKLLMRWTVLSSDLLIFFPAVLYFIFVYHGGNRSGGDKSDVAWHMAVILINPCLILIDHGHFQYNCISLGLTLGAVAAVLSRKNLLACVLFCLSLNHKQMSAYYAPAFFSHLFGSCLRRKNPPLEVLKLGLAVLGTFAIVWWPYLHSRDAFFGVLSRLAPFERGIYEDYVANFWCSTSILIKWKRLFTTHSLRFVSLVATILTFLPSMIQQILAPSSKGFLYGLLNSSFAFYLFSFQVHEKSILLPLLPATLLAMELPGVHSMLLMLCALLSMFPLLCRDKLVVPYMALYASSILLYLAPSGRRQIKKHLSRPMITFSIVMIQFLCSLIFHIIYLTIRPPEKYPYLFEAMIMNFCFSHLLGFTVYTNVKQWMLPRQFTSGDKEKKLN, from the exons atggaaaaggagagaaagaagTTCCAAAAACCCAAGCCAGAAACTGAAAGCAACAATCTTTATGACATCTCCtgcttgttttttcaaaaaggaATAATGGGCTCATTTCTTTTAATCAGCATCTTCAGTCTCCTCCTCAGAGTTTCAGTTTCTCTCCATTCATATTCAGGTGCAGGCAGTCCACCAAAATTTGGTGACTTTGAAGCTCAACGTCATTGGATGGAGATTACAACCAATTTACCAATTAAAGATTGGTACTTTAACACTACTAACAATGATTTAAGTTATTGGGGTCTCGATTACCCTCCATTAACTGCTTATCAGAGTTACTTTCATGGTCTTATTCTCAAGTATTTTGATCCAAATTCAGTTTCACTGTTTAGTTCTCGTGGTTATGAGACACATTTCGG GAAGTTGCTAATGAGGTGGACAGTTTTATCATCTGATTTGCTGATATTTTTCCCTGCtgtgctttattttatttttgtttatcatgGGGGTAACCGGTCCGGTGGAGATAAGAGTGATGTAGCATGGCACATGGCTGTTATTTTAATCAATCCATGCTTGATCTTAATTGATCATGGCCATTTTCAG TATAATTGCATCAGCTTGGGCCTTACTTTAGGTGCTGTTGCTGCTGTTCTCTCACGGAAAAATCTTTTAGCTTGTGTTCTGTTCTGTCTTTCTCTTAACCATAAACAG ATGAGTGCATATTATGCTCCTGCGTTTTTCAGCCATCTGTTTGGTAGCTGCCTAAGGCGTAAGAATCCCCCACTTGAGGTTTTAAAATTGGGCTTGGCTGTCCTAGGAACATTTGCTATTGTTTGGTGGCCATATCTTCATTCAAGAGATGCCTTTTTTGGG GTTCTTTCACGTCTTGCTCCTTTTGAGAGAGGAATATACGAAGATTATGTGGCTAACTTTTGGTGCAGTACCTCAATTTTAATTAAGTGGAAGAGATTATTTACAACACATTCTCTGAGATTTGTCAGCTTGGTTGCTACTATATTGACTTTTCTGCCTTCAATGATTCAACAAATATTGGCTCCGAGCAGTAAAGGTTTCCTTTATGGGTTGCTGAATAGTTCTTTCGCGTTCTACTTATTTTCATTCCAAG TTCACGAGAAGTCTATTCTGCTGCCGCTTCTGCCTGCAACCTTGTTGGCAATGGAATTGCCTGGTGTGCACTCTATGTTATTAATGCTTTGTGCCTTGCTCTCTATGTTTCCTCTTCTGTGTCGTGACAAACTGGTTGTGCCCTACATGGCTCTTTATGCTTCTTCCATCCTTCTTTACCTTGCACCCAGTGGAAGAAGGCAAATTAAGAAGCATCTCTCTAGGCCTATGATCACATTCTCAATTGTGATGATTCAATTTCTGTGCTctcttatttttcatattatataCTTAACCATTCGCCCTCCTGAGAAGTATCCTTACCTTTTTGAAGCAATGATCATGAATTTCTGCTTCTCTCATTTATTGGGCTTTACTGTTTACACCAATGTAAAGCAATGGATGCTGCCAAGACAATTTACATCTggagacaaagaaaagaaacttaattga